A window of Chloroflexota bacterium contains these coding sequences:
- a CDS encoding OsmC family protein → MAEIVVVRQNSKFETEFQYADTEAPDAASRELRPIHAIHELTPYGMLLAGLGSCTAILLHSYAQNHGVKLEEVEVRLRYDRIFAKDCAECEETEKYTEQIDAEVGFVGDLTPAERNKLFLISKHCPVHKILHNGIRTEFRPAKIPQPS, encoded by the coding sequence ATGGCAGAGATCGTCGTCGTGCGTCAGAATAGCAAATTCGAGACTGAATTCCAGTATGCAGATACAGAAGCCCCCGATGCAGCCAGCCGTGAACTCAGACCCATTCACGCCATCCATGAACTGACGCCGTATGGCATGTTGCTTGCCGGTCTGGGATCCTGCACAGCTATCCTCCTGCACTCCTACGCGCAGAATCATGGGGTAAAGCTAGAGGAAGTGGAAGTGCGCCTGCGCTACGACCGCATTTTTGCCAAGGACTGCGCAGAGTGCGAAGAAACGGAAAAATACACCGAGCAGATCGATGCGGAGGTTGGCTTCGTTGGCGACCTCACGCCTGCAGAGCGCAATAAACTATTCCTGATTTCAAAGCACTGCCCAGTGCACAAAATTCTGCACAACGGCATTCGTACGGAATTCCGACCGGCCAAGATCCCGCAACCTTCCTGA
- a CDS encoding ribulose 1,5-bisphosphate carboxylase, with protein sequence MDIESLPIALPDGVDYDEYVIGTYLVSYPKSIPVAKLAPALAIEQSTGTWVPVPGETPEVRRKHVAKVIGVYEVPDYEWMVPPEVNERQYIIQIAFPEINFGEQIPMLLTTVVGNISMAGKLKVLDLRFPEKYVAGFKGPKFGIPGIRKLLGVPKRPLLNNMIKPCTGYPPEVGVELFRLAALGGCDIIKDDELLANASFCECEKRVKLYMEAERQVYEETGEHTLYTVNVTDEIPKVFENARRAVELGCNALMVNYLVTGFPVLRALAEDPAINVPILAHMDLAGALYASEWHGISSHLVLGKLPRLAGADIVVFPAPYGKAPVLVDKFQNVARNLAFPFYQIRPTFPMPSGGITPKMVPQVMHDLGTDIVIGSGGGIHAHPQGPVAGAKAFRQAIDATMQGRSLEDAAKEYPELRVALETWVDPFGKGLGM encoded by the coding sequence ATGGATATCGAATCTTTGCCCATCGCCCTGCCCGATGGGGTGGATTACGATGAGTATGTCATTGGAACATACCTTGTTTCCTATCCCAAATCAATTCCGGTGGCCAAGTTAGCTCCTGCTCTGGCCATCGAGCAATCCACCGGTACCTGGGTGCCTGTGCCAGGCGAAACACCCGAGGTACGCCGCAAGCACGTGGCTAAAGTGATTGGCGTGTACGAAGTTCCGGACTATGAGTGGATGGTTCCTCCCGAGGTGAATGAACGCCAATACATCATCCAAATCGCCTTCCCGGAGATCAACTTTGGCGAGCAAATCCCGATGCTCTTGACCACAGTCGTTGGAAACATCTCCATGGCAGGCAAACTCAAGGTGCTGGATTTGCGCTTCCCCGAGAAGTACGTCGCGGGCTTCAAAGGCCCTAAATTCGGCATCCCCGGCATCCGCAAACTGCTTGGCGTGCCCAAACGACCCTTGCTCAACAACATGATCAAGCCCTGCACCGGCTATCCGCCCGAGGTGGGGGTAGAACTATTCCGCCTGGCCGCTCTAGGTGGTTGTGATATCATCAAAGACGATGAGTTGCTGGCCAATGCTTCGTTCTGCGAGTGCGAAAAACGAGTGAAACTGTACATGGAAGCAGAGCGGCAGGTCTACGAAGAAACGGGCGAGCACACCCTGTACACGGTGAATGTCACTGATGAGATCCCCAAAGTCTTTGAAAATGCCCGCCGAGCAGTGGAATTGGGTTGCAACGCACTGATGGTCAACTATCTGGTGACCGGCTTCCCCGTGCTGCGGGCATTGGCAGAAGACCCTGCCATCAACGTGCCCATTCTGGCGCACATGGACCTGGCCGGCGCATTGTATGCCTCAGAATGGCATGGCATCAGTTCCCACTTGGTGCTGGGCAAACTCCCCCGTTTGGCGGGAGCGGACATTGTGGTCTTTCCCGCACCATATGGCAAGGCTCCGGTATTGGTGGACAAATTCCAAAACGTGGCCCGCAACTTGGCTTTCCCATTCTACCAAATCCGTCCTACTTTCCCCATGCCCAGCGGTGGCATCACGCCCAAAATGGTACCTCAGGTTATGCATGACTTGGGAACGGACATTGTGATTGGCTCCGGTGGTGGCATCCATGCCCACCCGCAAGGTCCCGTGGCTGGAGCCAAAGCCTTCCGGCAGGCCATTGACGCGACCATGCAAGGACGCTCATTGGAAGATGCCGCAAAGGAATATCCAGAACTCAGGGTTGCTCTGGAGACCTGGGTGGATCCCTTTGGCAAGGGCCTCGGGATGTGA
- a CDS encoding HAD-IC family P-type ATPase, with protein MSDLDGLSSAEAAERLVRYGSNALPEPRYRLPQLIVRQFRGIFNLLLLVAAIVTFVLGEPIDASFILLFVFLGTALNVFQEYKSNAAVDKLKSYLVRTTTVRRDGQDQEVPVDQIVPGDILKLEAGDIVPADAVVRQARNLLVDETTFTGESIPVAKLAVTTETQEIRDEHRLLQGVVIVRGNALAEVTATGVRTRLAAIAATASSVQAESELVKGIDRISAFILRVTLITLLFMVLANILIEGKGADIPHLLIFAIALAVSVIPEALPLVLTFSLSRGALQFAQKQVIVKRLSSVQDLGSVNLLCTDKTGTITENRLVYTNCYVVPESRFHPLVLARLAAYRLSGPNPEPFDRAIDEALSPEQQAEVNTFELLEEEAFDPALRSNGAIVRGNDGLRLHIRRGSPEYFFEQGLIAPEQVRGWLVEEERQGHRVLGVSYHDGNGARFGGFVSFVDRLKSTTIATIEAAKRLNVAITVITGDALLVADAVGREAGLVTTDDEIMEAAAFLALPIQEQRKRIGTIRVFARTTPEQKLELIELLKEQYTVGFLGEGINDAPALKAAHVSLVVPSAADVAREIADIVLLENDLRVIVDGIRLGRETHANTLKYIRATLVSNFGNFYAVAIGSLFIDFLPMLPKQLLLLNLLSDFPMMAIAFDRVSEQEVAHPQRYDFRSLYIIFITLGLVSTVFDFIYFGLFYRISPGVLQTNWFIASVITEILLLVSIRSMLPIEKAGWPAPLITFLSTTAFVLAIALPVIPWTAAFFEFTRPTMPHLVLIVSLAMLYLVISEIVKRPLARFLSKNSQMG; from the coding sequence ATGAGCGATTTGGACGGACTTTCGTCGGCTGAAGCAGCCGAGCGCCTTGTGCGCTATGGCTCCAATGCCTTGCCTGAGCCGCGATATCGTTTGCCACAGTTGATTGTGCGCCAGTTTCGGGGCATCTTCAACCTGCTGTTGTTGGTTGCAGCCATTGTGACCTTTGTACTGGGCGAGCCGATTGATGCCTCGTTTATCCTGCTGTTTGTGTTTCTTGGGACGGCGCTCAATGTTTTCCAGGAGTACAAGTCGAACGCGGCGGTGGACAAACTCAAGTCATACCTGGTGCGCACGACGACCGTGCGGCGCGATGGCCAGGATCAGGAAGTGCCCGTTGATCAGATTGTCCCTGGCGATATCCTCAAACTCGAAGCCGGCGACATTGTCCCGGCAGATGCCGTTGTGCGCCAGGCGCGCAATCTGCTGGTTGATGAGACAACCTTTACGGGTGAGAGCATTCCGGTAGCCAAATTGGCTGTCACCACCGAAACGCAAGAAATACGCGACGAGCATCGCCTCTTGCAAGGGGTGGTCATCGTACGAGGGAATGCCCTGGCGGAAGTTACTGCTACCGGGGTTAGGACGCGCTTGGCGGCCATCGCGGCGACAGCTTCTTCCGTGCAGGCGGAGAGCGAGTTGGTCAAGGGCATTGACCGCATCAGTGCCTTTATCCTACGGGTGACGCTGATCACGCTTCTGTTTATGGTCCTGGCCAATATTTTGATTGAGGGCAAGGGTGCGGATATTCCCCACCTTCTGATTTTTGCGATCGCACTTGCTGTGTCGGTGATACCCGAGGCACTGCCGCTCGTCCTGACGTTTTCGCTCTCGAGGGGCGCGCTCCAATTTGCCCAGAAGCAGGTCATTGTCAAGCGGCTTTCCTCGGTGCAAGACCTGGGATCGGTGAATTTGCTCTGTACAGACAAGACTGGCACGATTACCGAGAATCGCCTCGTCTACACCAATTGCTATGTCGTGCCAGAATCGCGCTTTCATCCGCTCGTGCTAGCACGTTTGGCGGCGTATCGCTTATCCGGGCCTAATCCTGAGCCATTTGATCGCGCTATTGACGAAGCACTTTCGCCCGAGCAACAGGCTGAGGTGAATACATTTGAACTCCTGGAAGAAGAAGCGTTCGATCCAGCGCTGCGCAGCAACGGGGCTATCGTACGGGGCAACGATGGCCTGCGGCTGCATATCCGTCGGGGCAGCCCAGAATACTTCTTTGAGCAGGGACTGATCGCGCCGGAGCAGGTCAGAGGTTGGCTTGTAGAAGAGGAACGACAGGGGCATCGGGTGCTCGGCGTCAGTTACCATGATGGCAATGGCGCTCGGTTTGGCGGCTTTGTCTCGTTTGTTGATCGGCTCAAGTCCACTACTATTGCCACTATCGAGGCGGCTAAGCGTCTGAATGTGGCAATCACGGTTATCACTGGCGATGCCTTACTGGTGGCTGATGCCGTTGGGCGCGAAGCCGGGCTCGTGACCACGGACGATGAAATCATGGAAGCGGCTGCTTTTTTGGCTCTTCCCATCCAGGAGCAACGCAAACGCATTGGAACAATCCGCGTGTTTGCACGCACGACGCCCGAACAAAAGTTAGAGTTAATCGAACTGCTCAAGGAGCAATATACCGTTGGCTTCTTGGGGGAGGGGATCAACGATGCGCCGGCGCTGAAAGCAGCACACGTCTCGCTGGTGGTGCCATCGGCGGCGGATGTGGCGCGTGAGATCGCCGATATCGTCCTTTTGGAAAATGACTTGCGCGTGATCGTGGATGGCATCCGCTTGGGGCGTGAGACACACGCCAACACCTTGAAGTACATTCGGGCTACGCTTGTCTCCAACTTTGGCAATTTCTACGCCGTAGCGATTGGTTCGCTTTTCATTGACTTCTTGCCCATGTTGCCCAAGCAGTTGCTGTTGCTCAATCTCCTCTCGGATTTTCCCATGATGGCAATCGCTTTTGACCGCGTCTCCGAGCAGGAAGTGGCCCATCCACAGCGCTATGATTTTCGTTCGCTGTATATCATCTTCATCACACTGGGACTCGTCAGTACCGTGTTTGATTTCATCTATTTTGGGCTCTTCTACCGCATTTCACCAGGAGTGCTGCAGACCAACTGGTTCATTGCCAGCGTGATCACGGAGATTCTACTTCTGGTATCCATCCGCTCCATGTTGCCCATCGAAAAGGCGGGTTGGCCAGCGCCACTCATCACGTTCTTGTCGACAACGGCTTTTGTGCTGGCGATTGCACTGCCTGTGATCCCGTGGACTGCCGCCTTTTTCGAATTTACCAGACCAACAATGCCCCACTTGGTGCTCATTGTATCGCTTGCAATGCTCTATCTCGTGATTTCCGAGATCGTGAAGCGACCGCTTGCCCGCTTCCTGAGCAAAAATAGTCAAATGGGTTGA
- a CDS encoding CPBP family intramembrane metalloprotease: protein MKAKAVIEVVVVFSLTLLLTALVGLSPIGKWERQVSNRFFIEYAVMIAFPLLWLVVTRRDLASYGLSLRPISYHLDVTATAFVPMAIANAVLGLVNYKHWTGALLMAGVHIALLWALGWLLQSKPTRNEHGTLAGVALVMAYSHLAQKVSLNNAISALLFYVFFLGLGEELFFRGYIQSRLNAVFGRPFQFYGVNWGWGVIITSALFGLMHVLNLGSLVMGAWQLTPWWGFWTFFAGLALGFVREKTGSIAAPTILHGLPQALAASLGFM, encoded by the coding sequence ATGAAAGCGAAAGCAGTCATCGAAGTTGTCGTCGTCTTTAGCCTTACCTTGCTGCTCACCGCACTGGTAGGCCTCTCCCCTATTGGCAAGTGGGAAAGGCAAGTATCGAATCGCTTTTTCATCGAATACGCTGTGATGATTGCCTTTCCCTTGCTCTGGCTGGTGGTCACTCGCAGAGACCTGGCCTCTTATGGCTTGTCTCTGCGCCCTATCTCGTACCATCTGGACGTAACGGCGACCGCATTCGTGCCCATGGCTATTGCCAACGCGGTTCTAGGGTTGGTCAATTACAAGCACTGGACTGGCGCACTTCTCATGGCGGGCGTCCATATCGCTTTGCTCTGGGCACTAGGTTGGTTGCTCCAGAGCAAACCGACACGGAATGAACACGGCACACTGGCCGGCGTAGCCTTGGTCATGGCTTATTCGCATCTCGCTCAGAAGGTCTCTTTGAATAATGCTATTTCAGCATTACTCTTCTACGTCTTCTTTCTTGGCTTAGGAGAAGAACTTTTCTTTCGGGGCTATATTCAATCGAGGCTGAATGCCGTTTTCGGGAGACCTTTTCAGTTCTATGGGGTCAATTGGGGATGGGGCGTTATCATCACGTCTGCGTTATTTGGGTTGATGCACGTCCTCAATCTTGGCAGTTTGGTAATGGGCGCTTGGCAGTTGACGCCTTGGTGGGGGTTCTGGACCTTCTTTGCTGGCTTGGCCCTCGGTTTTGTGCGCGAGAAAACGGGGAGCATTGCCGCGCCGACGATTTTGCATGGGCTGCCACAAGCGCTAGCGGCATCGCTTGGGTTCATGTGA
- a CDS encoding substrate-binding domain-containing protein: MPEAVLQNPNLTSKTPSGSSSQVPLRRLILATTTSTRDSGLLEFILPDFERQYNTKVDVIAVGTGQALKLGEDGNADVLLVHARVNEEAFMKAGHGIRREDVMYNDFVIVGPASDPAGIKRLNSAAEAFQRIAQAQAPFISRGDESGTHSKEKSIWKTVGIEPQGTWYISAGQGMGAVLTIADEKQAYALSDRATYLVRKLQGLDLEILVEGDPILFNPYGVIAVNPVKNEKINAELANAFLDWIISVPVQEKISQFGRDQFGQSIFVPNSTPWRMAHPK, encoded by the coding sequence TTGCCGGAGGCTGTCTTACAAAACCCTAACCTGACGAGTAAGACGCCTTCTGGTTCCTCTAGCCAGGTGCCATTGCGGAGACTAATCCTAGCCACGACAACAAGCACGCGCGACTCAGGCTTGCTTGAGTTCATCCTTCCCGATTTTGAAAGGCAGTATAACACCAAAGTGGATGTCATTGCCGTAGGCACTGGGCAGGCATTGAAGTTGGGGGAGGATGGCAATGCAGATGTGTTGCTAGTACACGCTCGGGTGAACGAAGAGGCGTTCATGAAAGCAGGACATGGCATCCGCCGCGAGGATGTCATGTACAATGATTTTGTGATCGTCGGGCCAGCCAGCGATCCGGCTGGTATCAAGAGGTTAAACAGCGCTGCGGAAGCCTTTCAGAGGATTGCCCAGGCACAGGCCCCCTTTATTTCACGTGGTGATGAGTCAGGTACGCATAGTAAAGAGAAGTCTATTTGGAAAACAGTCGGTATTGAGCCGCAGGGTACCTGGTACATTTCAGCTGGGCAGGGCATGGGTGCGGTGCTGACCATAGCTGATGAAAAGCAGGCTTATGCACTCAGCGACCGTGCGACCTATCTGGTCCGTAAGCTGCAGGGGCTTGATTTGGAGATCCTGGTGGAAGGTGATCCCATTCTATTTAACCCCTACGGGGTTATTGCAGTCAATCCCGTCAAGAATGAGAAGATCAACGCTGAGCTGGCCAATGCGTTTCTGGACTGGATCATCTCCGTGCCCGTACAGGAAAAGATTAGTCAGTTTGGCAGGGATCAGTTTGGACAGTCCATCTTCGTGCCTAATTCGACCCCCTGGCGTATGGCGCATCCCAAGTAA
- the chrA gene encoding chromate efflux transporter — MDRASKGRLLEVTWLFLKLGIISFGGPAAHIALIEQEAVHKRRWLSPEHFLDLLAAVNLVPGPNATEMAIHIGFVRAGWLGLIAGGGAFIVPAFLISLAIAMLYVRLGTLPQVANLFYGINPAVMAIILVSVYRLARVAIRDRLSLVLGIVSLVAALAGVNEAVVLLAAGAISLLLSAKQRWPWLVHGIIGGSFFSLMPQFMIPPMDGRLVRLGLFFFKVGSLLFGSGMVLFAFIQRDVVIRYAWLNQQQLLDAIAVGQITPGPVSSAATFIGYLVAGVPGAVVATLGMFLPSFVIVSLSGPLIPQLRASPIAQGFLRGVNAAVVALILSVGLVLLRAAIVDVWTALILLGGVVALLHFQIDTVWMVLGGMVVGLARYLLRGG; from the coding sequence ATGGATAGGGCTTCCAAAGGACGGCTATTAGAGGTTACTTGGCTATTTCTGAAACTGGGCATAATCAGTTTTGGGGGGCCAGCAGCGCACATTGCCCTGATAGAGCAAGAAGCTGTTCATAAACGACGGTGGCTGAGCCCAGAGCACTTTCTTGATTTACTGGCTGCTGTTAACCTAGTGCCTGGGCCTAATGCCACGGAGATGGCAATTCACATTGGTTTTGTCCGTGCGGGATGGCTGGGATTGATTGCAGGTGGCGGTGCATTTATCGTACCCGCTTTTCTGATTAGCCTGGCAATCGCTATGCTGTACGTGCGCCTGGGGACACTGCCGCAGGTAGCCAACCTGTTCTATGGCATTAACCCGGCAGTGATGGCTATCATCCTGGTGTCGGTTTATCGTTTGGCACGTGTGGCTATTCGCGATCGGCTCTCCCTTGTATTGGGTATAGTTTCTCTGGTAGCAGCCCTAGCCGGTGTCAACGAGGCAGTGGTGCTATTGGCGGCTGGGGCCATCAGCCTCTTGTTATCCGCCAAGCAGCGCTGGCCTTGGCTGGTGCATGGCATTATTGGTGGCAGCTTTTTCTCCTTGATGCCACAGTTTATGATACCACCTATGGATGGTCGCTTGGTGCGCTTGGGTCTGTTTTTCTTCAAAGTTGGTTCTCTCCTTTTTGGCAGTGGCATGGTGCTATTTGCCTTTATCCAACGGGATGTGGTCATACGCTATGCCTGGCTGAATCAACAGCAGCTTCTGGACGCGATTGCTGTGGGTCAAATTACACCAGGCCCTGTATCTTCTGCGGCAACATTCATCGGCTACCTGGTCGCTGGAGTGCCGGGTGCCGTAGTAGCTACTCTAGGCATGTTTCTCCCCTCGTTTGTGATTGTTTCTTTAAGCGGGCCATTGATTCCGCAATTGCGTGCGTCGCCTATAGCTCAGGGTTTCCTGCGCGGCGTGAACGCCGCCGTGGTGGCGCTGATCCTGTCGGTTGGCCTGGTGTTACTTCGTGCGGCGATTGTTGATGTCTGGACAGCGCTAATTTTGCTTGGAGGGGTGGTAGCGTTACTCCATTTCCAAATTGACACGGTATGGATGGTGCTCGGTGGTATGGTTGTTGGACTGGCACGGTATCTACTTAGGGGAGGCTGA
- a CDS encoding phosphate ABC transporter ATP-binding protein gives MNEFIYQLRNVTKVYSDRCVLRVDYLGIRRGEIFAVVGPSGAGKSTLLRLLNFLEPPTTGHIRFLDIEFNPVQPMPLELRRRVTTVFQRPVLLDRSVWANVTYGLWLRGQRDSDALVQKVLDQVGLTALAHQPARTLSGGEAQRVALARAMVLQPNVLLLDEPTANLDPYNVGLIENIVWKLNCDSGITVVLVTHNVFQARRLAHRAALLLSGELIEVADAEVFFQSPRDPRTRAFVRGEMVY, from the coding sequence ATGAACGAGTTCATCTACCAATTGCGCAACGTGACCAAGGTTTATAGCGACCGATGCGTGTTACGCGTGGATTACTTGGGCATCCGGCGAGGCGAGATCTTTGCCGTGGTCGGGCCAAGCGGTGCAGGCAAAAGCACCCTGCTGCGCTTGCTGAACTTCCTGGAGCCGCCCACAACCGGACACATCCGTTTTCTAGATATTGAATTCAATCCAGTTCAGCCCATGCCGCTGGAACTGCGTCGGCGAGTGACGACGGTGTTTCAGCGTCCTGTACTTTTGGATCGCAGCGTGTGGGCGAATGTAACCTACGGGTTGTGGCTGCGTGGCCAACGTGATTCCGATGCTCTGGTTCAGAAAGTCTTGGACCAGGTAGGGCTAACAGCGCTGGCACATCAGCCCGCGCGGACCCTTTCTGGGGGCGAAGCGCAGCGCGTGGCTTTGGCGCGCGCAATGGTCTTACAACCCAACGTATTGTTGCTAGATGAGCCAACAGCCAACTTGGATCCGTATAATGTGGGGCTTATCGAGAATATTGTATGGAAGCTGAACTGCGACAGTGGCATAACTGTAGTGTTAGTGACGCACAATGTCTTCCAGGCACGTCGGCTTGCCCATCGAGCAGCATTGCTATTAAGCGGTGAACTCATCGAGGTAGCAGATGCAGAGGTCTTTTTCCAGTCTCCCCGCGATCCGCGCACCAGGGCTTTTGTCCGTGGTGAGATGGTGTACTGA
- a CDS encoding ABC transporter permease yields the protein MFQSLVRAVHLIVARDATLMEIVVLSLRVTGTALLFSTLLGIPLGVFLGLKRFLGRRLVIAFLYTGMGFPPVVVGLFVYMLLSRSGPLGRLGWPIIPSLFTPAAMVVAQTIIAFPLVAGFTMAAVMSVDPGLRQQVQALGATPWQAALTILLEARIGVVTAIIAGFGSIISEVGAVMMVGGNIEHSTRVLTTAIVLETSKGDFSLAMALGLILLSLAFLTNVAMLRFQGRALER from the coding sequence ATGTTCCAGAGTCTAGTTCGTGCAGTTCATCTAATTGTTGCTAGAGATGCTACGCTGATGGAGATCGTGGTACTGTCTCTGAGGGTTACAGGCACAGCACTGTTGTTCAGCACGCTTTTAGGCATTCCCTTAGGTGTTTTTTTAGGACTGAAACGTTTCCTCGGGCGGCGGCTGGTTATCGCCTTCTTGTACACCGGCATGGGCTTTCCCCCGGTGGTGGTGGGGCTTTTCGTCTACATGCTGCTCTCGCGCAGTGGGCCTCTGGGCCGGTTAGGTTGGCCCATTATCCCCTCGTTGTTCACCCCAGCGGCTATGGTCGTGGCGCAAACCATCATCGCTTTCCCTTTGGTCGCCGGGTTCACCATGGCCGCCGTGATGAGTGTAGATCCGGGCTTGCGGCAACAAGTGCAGGCGTTGGGCGCCACGCCTTGGCAGGCTGCGCTAACCATCCTCCTGGAAGCGCGGATTGGAGTTGTAACCGCGATTATCGCTGGCTTTGGCAGCATCATCTCCGAGGTGGGGGCAGTCATGATGGTTGGAGGCAACATCGAGCACAGCACGCGCGTTCTCACTACGGCTATTGTGCTGGAGACGAGCAAAGGTGACTTTAGCCTGGCGATGGCGCTCGGGCTAATTTTGTTGAGCCTTGCTTTTCTCACCAACGTAGCCATGCTCCGTTTTCAGGGGAGAGCACTCGAGCGATGA
- the mog gene encoding molybdopterin adenylyltransferase, with translation MAIAVGILTISDRCSRGETEDISGPVICQWAKEELRAEVKKQAIVPDERERIREILCAWSDQDSLDLIFTTGGTGFAPRDVTPEATRDVIEREAPGLAEAMRVEGLKTTPHAMLSRAVAGIRGRTLIVNLPGNPKAVKEGLAVIRPALPHGIEILKGVHGANQRHEYKRANSR, from the coding sequence ATGGCGATTGCAGTGGGAATCTTGACGATCAGCGACCGTTGTTCGCGTGGGGAAACAGAGGATATAAGCGGCCCGGTTATCTGTCAGTGGGCTAAAGAGGAGTTGAGAGCTGAGGTTAAGAAGCAGGCTATCGTGCCAGATGAGCGCGAACGAATCCGAGAGATTCTCTGTGCCTGGAGCGATCAGGATAGCCTCGATCTCATCTTCACCACGGGTGGAACAGGTTTTGCACCCCGCGATGTAACGCCAGAGGCAACACGTGACGTGATTGAACGGGAAGCACCAGGATTGGCCGAGGCAATGAGGGTGGAAGGGCTGAAAACCACACCTCATGCCATGCTTTCGCGCGCAGTAGCCGGCATCCGAGGACGGACGCTCATTGTGAACCTTCCTGGTAACCCTAAGGCGGTGAAGGAAGGTCTGGCGGTTATCCGGCCTGCTCTACCTCACGGGATCGAGATTCTCAAAGGGGTACATGGGGCAAATCAGAGACATGAATACAAAAGAGCAAATAGCAGATAA
- a CDS encoding molybdopterin molybdotransferase MoeA — MTEELYPMLSVEEALERVLNYFHTLEAERVPILESLGRALAEDVYADVDIPPHSNSAMDGYAVLAADTQGASTQSPKLLRVIADLPAGYVTDTSVTPGTAIRIMTGAPIPPGADAVVQFEDTQQEGEWVKIMVEVPKGKNVRLAGEDVRKGMLVLRCGIRIRPQEVGMLATLGRKEVLVTRRPRVAILATGDEVVDIDAPLIPGKIRNANSYSNAAQVMRCGGIPILLGIARDDIADLTQKIREGLAQKVDLFLTSGGVSVGDFDVVKKVLAAEGDITFWRVRMKPGKPLAFGQIGGVPLLGMPGNPVSVMIAFELFARPAIFKMLGIEKWQRPTIEAVLMDEVRRKDERRHYLRVRIEKAAVASGEPGYRAYLTGDQGSGILSSMVYANGVAIIPEDMRRVPAGTRVQVMMLDWGD; from the coding sequence ATGACAGAAGAATTGTATCCAATGCTGAGTGTTGAGGAAGCGTTGGAACGTGTGCTGAACTATTTCCATACGCTGGAAGCTGAACGGGTTCCTATCCTAGAATCTTTGGGGCGTGCTTTGGCGGAGGATGTCTATGCAGATGTGGACATACCACCGCACTCCAATTCAGCCATGGATGGCTATGCGGTTCTGGCAGCAGACACACAAGGGGCCAGTACTCAGAGCCCCAAGCTGTTGCGAGTAATTGCTGACCTGCCGGCTGGCTATGTTACGGACACCTCGGTTACACCGGGGACTGCTATCCGTATCATGACAGGAGCGCCTATTCCTCCTGGAGCAGATGCCGTAGTCCAATTTGAGGACACACAGCAGGAAGGCGAGTGGGTAAAGATCATGGTGGAGGTGCCAAAAGGCAAGAATGTGCGCCTTGCTGGTGAGGATGTGCGCAAAGGGATGTTGGTCTTGCGCTGTGGCATTCGTATCCGTCCGCAGGAAGTGGGAATGCTGGCTACGTTGGGGCGCAAGGAAGTGCTTGTTACGCGCCGTCCTCGTGTTGCAATCTTGGCCACTGGCGATGAAGTGGTGGACATTGATGCCCCGCTTATACCGGGCAAAATCCGCAACGCCAATAGTTATTCCAATGCCGCGCAGGTCATGCGCTGTGGCGGGATTCCTATCTTGTTGGGCATTGCGCGCGATGACATCGCTGACCTGACACAAAAGATCCGCGAGGGACTGGCTCAGAAGGTGGACCTCTTCCTTACTTCTGGGGGGGTATCAGTCGGCGATTTCGACGTCGTGAAAAAGGTCCTAGCGGCAGAAGGAGATATCACCTTCTGGCGTGTGCGCATGAAACCTGGGAAGCCGCTTGCTTTTGGGCAGATTGGTGGAGTACCGTTGTTAGGCATGCCAGGCAATCCAGTTTCAGTCATGATCGCTTTTGAACTATTTGCCAGGCCGGCCATTTTCAAGATGTTAGGTATTGAAAAGTGGCAAAGGCCAACCATTGAGGCAGTGCTCATGGATGAGGTGAGGCGCAAAGATGAACGTCGGCATTATCTGCGTGTACGCATCGAAAAAGCAGCAGTCGCCTCTGGAGAGCCAGGATACCGCGCTTACCTTACTGGGGATCAGGGGTCAGGCATTCTCAGTTCGATGGTTTACGCCAATGGAGTGGCGATTATCCCTGAGGATATGCGGCGGGTCCCTGCTGGAACTCGCGTGCAGGTCATGATGCTGGACTGGGGCGATTAA
- a CDS encoding molybdenum cofactor biosynthesis protein MoaE, which translates to MTKLFEITTEELSVDDVMARLANPAIGAVSVFVGVVRDNTDGREVRHLEYEAYPEMAEGMLRQIGEEIQARWKTIQQVAIVHRVGRLEVGEISVVIALSAAHRPELFDALHYAIDRLKEIVPIWKKEVWTDGSEWRNER; encoded by the coding sequence ATGACAAAGTTGTTTGAAATCACAACCGAGGAACTATCTGTGGACGATGTGATGGCACGGCTGGCTAATCCAGCTATCGGAGCGGTAAGTGTCTTTGTTGGTGTGGTGCGTGACAATACAGATGGCCGCGAGGTGCGCCATCTGGAGTATGAAGCTTACCCTGAGATGGCTGAGGGGATGCTGCGCCAGATCGGCGAAGAAATCCAAGCCCGCTGGAAAACGATCCAACAGGTTGCGATTGTACATCGGGTGGGACGGCTTGAAGTGGGGGAAATTAGTGTGGTTATTGCTCTCTCCGCAGCGCATCGTCCGGAGCTTTTTGATGCGCTGCATTACGCGATTGATCGCTTAAAGGAAATTGTTCCCATCTGGAAGAAGGAAGTCTGGACTGATGGTTCGGAATGGAGGAATGAGAGATGA